In Carettochelys insculpta isolate YL-2023 chromosome 25, ASM3395843v1, whole genome shotgun sequence, one DNA window encodes the following:
- the NFRKB gene encoding nuclear factor related to kappa-B-binding protein isoform X3: MDCPRFLQARDSFVHRLRLERRMDSLDHMLTDPLELGPCGEGNGTRIMEDCMLGSTRVSLPEDLLEDPEIFFEVVSLSTWQEVLTDSQRDHLKKFLPHFPENNTEHQNKLIPALFSGENFRFGNPLHIAQKLFRDGHFNPEVVKYRQLCFKSQYKRYLNSQQQYFYRLLKQILASRNHLLDLARKGGPDMTLKKKYPSPPCGPEERDRRTHQRYLKILREVKEECGDTTLSSDEEDLSSWLPNSPARCPSPALPLRVIPTLSTLDMKTADKYDFGENDLKMMLKKHHEKRKRQPDHPDLVTGDLTLDDIMTRVNAGRKGSLAALFDLAVLKKKVKEKEDKKRKKLKVIKSEVEDLADSLSNADGMPSISQDPSPIPLSAVKEEPLDEIKPCLGVNEISSSFFSLLLEILLIEGPASLSVLEDKVLDWQSSPASTLNSWFSFAPNWSELVLPALQYLTGDSRDVPSSFSPFVEFKEKTQQWKLLVPGSSQDHEKELAALFQLWLETKDQTFFKENEDSSDGTPPIPRVRTDYVVRPSTGEEKRVFQEQERYRYSQPHKAFTFRMHGFESVVGPVKGVFDKETSLNKAREHSLLRSNRPAYVTILSLVRDAAARLPNGEGTRAEICELLKDSQFLAPDVTSAQVNTVVSGALDRLHYEKDPCVKYDIGRKLWIYLHRDRSEEEFERIHQAQAAAAKAKKALHQKPKPPAKAKAGSKESSVKVFPSTSSEPSQLSLSDSSMPPTPVTPVTPTTPALPATPISPPPVSVVSKTVSSAGPEPAKPSQSVLLVSSPPMPQLGTLLSTTQSAQTQAGPQPPPTRVVSHTSSSSGLPQVRVVTAQSSLPPVSQQAPAVVTQQQQPASVPQIRAPATAAQTKVPPQAVVTIPVKAQTSPAQVQRPGASVTGQAGIAVTALSAAPSPAAKPATSSPGTSAPTSSSSTTVLQNVAGQNIIKQVAITGQLGMKTQPGSSIPLTATNFRIQGKDVLRLPPSSITTDAKGQTVLRITPDMMATLAKSQVTTVKLTQDLFTAAAGSSASGKGISATLHVTSNPVQPADSPAKTSTATSASPNPTGTTVVKVTPDVKTAESPSSAFRLMPALGMTMAEQKGKAITTVASTEAKPAATIRIVQGLGVMPPKAGQTITVATHAKQVPSSSSVSMPGTVHTSAVSLPTMSAAVSKAVAAASGAAGTPITIGTGATAVRQVPVSTTVVSTSQAGKLPARITVPLSMISQPVKGKNVVTAPIIKGNLGANISGLGRNIILTTMPAGTKLIAGNKPVSFLTAQQLQQLQQQGQATQVRIQTVSASHLQQGTVSGSTKAVSTVVVTTAPSPKQTQDQQ; this comes from the exons ATGGATTGTCCACGCTTTCTGCAGGCAAGAG ATTCTTTTGTTCACAGACTTAGACTAGAGCGAAGGATGGATTCCCTGGACCACATGCTGACAGACCCATTGGAGCTGGGACCATGTGGGGAAGGAAATGGTACACGAATCATGGAGGACTGCATGCTGGGGTCAACAAGAGTTAGCTTGCCAGAGGACCTCCTAGAAGAT CCTGAGATCTTTTTTGAAGTTGTCAGCCTATCTACGTGGCAGGAGGTGCTGACAGACTCACAGCGGGACCACCTAAAAAAGTTCCTTCCCCACTTCCCAGAAAATAATACTGAGCACCAGAACAAACTCATCCCAGCTCTGTTCAGCGGAGAGAACTTCCGCTTTGGAAACCCACTGCACATTGCCCAGAAACTTTTCCGAG ATGGACACTTTAATCCTGAAGTTGTGAAATACCGGCAGCTCTGTTTCAAGTCCCAGTACAAACGCTACCTGAACTCCCAGCAGCAGTACTTCTACCGACTGCTCAAGCAGATCCTTGCTTCCCGCAAT CACCTGCTGGATCTAGCTAGGAAAGGTGGTCCTGATATGACCCTTAAGAAAAAATATCCATCCCCTCCTTGTGGCCCAGAAGAACGGGATAGACGGACACATCAGCGCTACCTGAAGATTCTGAGGGAGGTGAAGGAGGAATGTGGCGATACCACCTTATCCTCTGATGAAGAAG ATTTAAGTTCCTGGCTTCCGAACTCTCCAGCACGTTGCCCAAGTCCAGCTCTTCCCCTTAGAGTCATCCCCACCTTGTCAACTCTGGATATGAAAACAGCAG ATAAATATGACTTTGGGGAAAACGATCTGAAGATGATGCTGAAGAAGCATCATGAGAAACGGAAACGTCAGCCT GACCACCCGGACCTAGTGACTGGGGACCTGACTCTTGACGACATCATGACTCGTGTAAATGCTGGCCGGAAAGGCTCCTTGGCAG CTTTGTTTGACCTTGCGGTCTTGAAGAAGAAGGTAAAAGAAAAGgaagacaagaaaagaaaaaagttgaaGGTGATAAAATCAGAGGTGGAAGATTTGGCCGACTCCCTTAGCAATGCTGATGGGATGCCCTCAATATCACAGGACCCGTCCCCCATTCCTCTGTCGGCTGTTAAAGAAGA ACCTCTTGATGAGATCAAGCCATGCCTTGGAGTAAATGAAATCTCTTCTAgcttcttctctctcctcctggaGATCCTCCTCATAGAAGGACCTGCAAGTCTCTCTGTG CTTGAGGATAAAGTTCTGGATTGGCAGTCTTCTCCTGCAAGCACTCTGAACAGCTGGTTCTCCTTTGCCCCAAACTGGTCAGAACTGGTTTTACCTGCTCTGCAGTATCTGACAGGTGACAGCAGAG ATGTTCCTTCCAGCTTTTCACCTTTTGTTGAATTCAAGGAGAAAACTCAGCAGTGGAAGTTGCTTG TACCAGGCTCTTCCCAAGACCATGAGAAGGAACTGGCTGCCCTCTTCCAGCTGTGGTTGGAGACCAAAGACCAGACCTTTTTCAAG GAAAATGAAGACAGCTCAGATGGCACCCCACCGATTCCCAGGGT AAGGACTGACTACGTGGTCcgtcccagcactggggaggagAAACGTGTTTTCCAGGAGCAG GAACGCTACCGTTACAGCCAGCCCCACAAAGCCTTCACCTTCCGCATGCATGGCTTTGAGTCAGTGGTTGGTCCCGTGAAGGGGGTGTTTGACAAGGAGACCTCTTTGAACAAAGCCCGGGAGCATTCTCTGCTGCGATCCAACAGACCTGCATATGTCACTATCTTGTCTCTTG TTCGTGATGCTGCAGCCCGCCTTCCTAATGGAGAGGGAACTCGTGCTGAAATCTGTGAGCTGCTTAAAGAttcccagttcctggctcccgaTGTCACCAGTGCCCAA GTTAATACAGTTGTGAGCGGTGCTCTGGACCGGCTACACTATGAGAAAGATCCCTGTGTGAAATATGATATTGGACGCAAATTGTGGATATACCTGCACCGGGACAGGAGTGAGGAAGAATTTG AACGGATTCACCAAGCACAAgctgctgcagcaaaagccaaGAAAGCCCTCCATCAGAAACCGAAACCTCCTGCCAAAGCA AAAGCTGGTAGCAAGGAGAGTTCAGTGAAAGTGTTCCCTAGCACCTCTTCAGAGCCAAGCCAGCTGAGCCTCAGTGACTCCAGCATGCCACCAACCCCTGTGACTCCAGTGACACCCACCACACCTGCATTGCCAGCGACACCCATTTCCCCCCCTCCCGTCTCTGTGGTTAGCAAAACTGTTTCAAGTGCTGGACCGGAGCCAGCTAAGCCTAGCCAAAG CGTTCTCTTGGTGTCATCTCCTCCCATGCCCCAGCTTGGGACGTTGCTATCTACAACTCAGAGTGCTCAGACACAGGCTGGGCCACAGCCACCTCCAACCAGGGTAGTAAGCCatacctcctcctcctcgggcCTCCCACAGGTCCGAGTGGTCACTGCACAGTCCAGCCTCCCACCTGTGTCCCAGCAAGCCCCAGCAGTGGTAACTCAGCAGCAGCAACCTGCATCGGTGCCTCAGATCCGTGCTCCAGCTACGGCTGCACAAACGAAAGTGCCGCCTCAG GCTGTTGTGACCATACCAGTGAAAGCCCAAACTAGCCCAGCGCAGGTGCAACGGCCGGGAGCATCTGTGACAGGACAGGCAGGTATCGCTGTGACAGCACTCTCTGCAGCCCCTagccctgctgcaaagccagCAACCAGCTCCCCAGGCACTTCTGCAccaacctcctcctcttccaccacTGTCCTCCAGAACGTAGCTGGCCAGAATATAATCAAGCAG GTGGCTATTACAGGGCAACTTGGCATGAAGACCCAGCCTGGAAGTAGCATCCCACTCACGGCTACTAACTTCCGGATCCAAGGCAAGGATGTGCTGCGACTGCCTCCCTCTTCAATCACCACGGATGCCAAGGGACAGACTGTGCTGCGCATCACCCCTGACATGATGGCCACGCTTGCCAAGTCCCAGGTCACCACAGTCAAACTAACTCAGGACCTCTTCACAGCAGCCGCCGGAAGCAGCGCTAGCGGGAAGGGCATCTCTGCAACGTTGCACGTGACCTCCAATCCTGTCCAGCCTGCTGATTCCCCAGCCAAGACTAGCACAGCCACTTCTGCTTCTCCTAACCCCACTGGGACCACAGTGGTTAAAGTGACACCTGATGTAAAGACAGCAGAGTCGCCCAGTTCAGCTTTCAGGCTGATGCCTGCTCTGGGCATGACTATGGCAGAGCAGAAGGGCAAAGCCATTACCACGGTAGCATCTACTGAGGCTAAGCCAGCTGCCACCATAAGAATTGTGCAAGGACTAGGGGTTATGCCACCGAAAGCAGGGCAGACTATTACCGTAGCCACTCATGCCAAGCAAGTGCCCTCTTCTTCTTCAGTGAGCATGCCTGGCACAGTTCATACCTCAGCAGTTTCTTTACCCACCATGAGTGCTGCAGTGTCCAAGGCTGTCGCTGCggcctctggggcagctggcactccCATAACCATAGGAACAGGCGCCACTGCTGTGCGGCAGGTACCAGTGAGCACCACAGTTGTATCCACATCCCAGGCG GGTAAACTGCCAGCTCGAATCACAGTGCCGCTGTCCATGATCAGCCAGCCAGTGAAAGGCAAGAACGTGGTGACAGCCCCCATCATCAAGGGCAACCTTGGGGCCAA CATCAGCGGCCTGGGTAGAAATATCATCCTCACCACCATGCCAGCTGGGACAAAACTGATTGCTGGGAACAAACCAGTGAGCTTCCTGACAGCACAACAGCTACAACAGCTGCAGCAACAAGGCCAGGCTACACAG GTGCGAATTCAGACAGTATCGGCCTCTCATCTCCAGCAGGGAACAGTTTCGGGATCTACCAAAGCAGTCTCCACTGTGGTTGTGACAACAGCACCGTCTCCAAAACAGACTCAGGATCAGCAGTGA
- the NFRKB gene encoding nuclear factor related to kappa-B-binding protein isoform X4 has product MDSLDHMLTDPLELGPCGEGNGTRIMEDCMLGSTRVSLPEDLLEDPEIFFEVVSLSTWQEVLTDSQRDHLKKFLPHFPENNTEHQNKLIPALFSGENFRFGNPLHIAQKLFRDGHFNPEVVKYRQLCFKSQYKRYLNSQQQYFYRLLKQILASRNHLLDLARKGGPDMTLKKKYPSPPCGPEERDRRTHQRYLKILREVKEECGDTTLSSDEEDLSSWLPNSPARCPSPALPLRVIPTLSTLDMKTADKYDFGENDLKMMLKKHHEKRKRQPDHPDLVTGDLTLDDIMTRVNAGRKGSLAALFDLAVLKKKVKEKEDKKRKKLKVIKSEVEDLADSLSNADGMPSISQDPSPIPLSAVKEEPLDEIKPCLGVNEISSSFFSLLLEILLIEGPASLSVLEDKVLDWQSSPASTLNSWFSFAPNWSELVLPALQYLTGDSRDVPSSFSPFVEFKEKTQQWKLLVPGSSQDHEKELAALFQLWLETKDQTFFKENEDSSDGTPPIPRVRTDYVVRPSTGEEKRVFQEQERYRYSQPHKAFTFRMHGFESVVGPVKGVFDKETSLNKAREHSLLRSNRPAYVTILSLVRDAAARLPNGEGTRAEICELLKDSQFLAPDVTSAQVNTVVSGALDRLHYEKDPCVKYDIGRKLWIYLHRDRSEEEFERIHQAQAAAAKAKKALHQKPKPPAKAKAGSKESSVKVFPSTSSEPSQLSLSDSSMPPTPVTPVTPTTPALPATPISPPPVSVVSKTVSSAGPEPAKPSQSVLLVSSPPMPQLGTLLSTTQSAQTQAGPQPPPTRVVSHTSSSSGLPQVRVVTAQSSLPPVSQQAPAVVTQQQQPASVPQIRAPATAAQTKVPPQAVVTIPVKAQTSPAQVQRPGASVTGQAGIAVTALSAAPSPAAKPATSSPGTSAPTSSSSTTVLQNVAGQNIIKQVAITGQLGMKTQPGSSIPLTATNFRIQGKDVLRLPPSSITTDAKGQTVLRITPDMMATLAKSQVTTVKLTQDLFTAAAGSSASGKGISATLHVTSNPVQPADSPAKTSTATSASPNPTGTTVVKVTPDVKTAESPSSAFRLMPALGMTMAEQKGKAITTVASTEAKPAATIRIVQGLGVMPPKAGQTITVATHAKQVPSSSSVSMPGTVHTSAVSLPTMSAAVSKAVAAASGAAGTPITIGTGATAVRQVPVSTTVVSTSQAGKLPARITVPLSMISQPVKGKNVVTAPIIKGNLGANISGLGRNIILTTMPAGTKLIAGNKPVSFLTAQQLQQLQQQGQATQVRIQTVSASHLQQGTVSGSTKAVSTVVVTTAPSPKQTQDQQ; this is encoded by the exons ATGGATTCCCTGGACCACATGCTGACAGACCCATTGGAGCTGGGACCATGTGGGGAAGGAAATGGTACACGAATCATGGAGGACTGCATGCTGGGGTCAACAAGAGTTAGCTTGCCAGAGGACCTCCTAGAAGAT CCTGAGATCTTTTTTGAAGTTGTCAGCCTATCTACGTGGCAGGAGGTGCTGACAGACTCACAGCGGGACCACCTAAAAAAGTTCCTTCCCCACTTCCCAGAAAATAATACTGAGCACCAGAACAAACTCATCCCAGCTCTGTTCAGCGGAGAGAACTTCCGCTTTGGAAACCCACTGCACATTGCCCAGAAACTTTTCCGAG ATGGACACTTTAATCCTGAAGTTGTGAAATACCGGCAGCTCTGTTTCAAGTCCCAGTACAAACGCTACCTGAACTCCCAGCAGCAGTACTTCTACCGACTGCTCAAGCAGATCCTTGCTTCCCGCAAT CACCTGCTGGATCTAGCTAGGAAAGGTGGTCCTGATATGACCCTTAAGAAAAAATATCCATCCCCTCCTTGTGGCCCAGAAGAACGGGATAGACGGACACATCAGCGCTACCTGAAGATTCTGAGGGAGGTGAAGGAGGAATGTGGCGATACCACCTTATCCTCTGATGAAGAAG ATTTAAGTTCCTGGCTTCCGAACTCTCCAGCACGTTGCCCAAGTCCAGCTCTTCCCCTTAGAGTCATCCCCACCTTGTCAACTCTGGATATGAAAACAGCAG ATAAATATGACTTTGGGGAAAACGATCTGAAGATGATGCTGAAGAAGCATCATGAGAAACGGAAACGTCAGCCT GACCACCCGGACCTAGTGACTGGGGACCTGACTCTTGACGACATCATGACTCGTGTAAATGCTGGCCGGAAAGGCTCCTTGGCAG CTTTGTTTGACCTTGCGGTCTTGAAGAAGAAGGTAAAAGAAAAGgaagacaagaaaagaaaaaagttgaaGGTGATAAAATCAGAGGTGGAAGATTTGGCCGACTCCCTTAGCAATGCTGATGGGATGCCCTCAATATCACAGGACCCGTCCCCCATTCCTCTGTCGGCTGTTAAAGAAGA ACCTCTTGATGAGATCAAGCCATGCCTTGGAGTAAATGAAATCTCTTCTAgcttcttctctctcctcctggaGATCCTCCTCATAGAAGGACCTGCAAGTCTCTCTGTG CTTGAGGATAAAGTTCTGGATTGGCAGTCTTCTCCTGCAAGCACTCTGAACAGCTGGTTCTCCTTTGCCCCAAACTGGTCAGAACTGGTTTTACCTGCTCTGCAGTATCTGACAGGTGACAGCAGAG ATGTTCCTTCCAGCTTTTCACCTTTTGTTGAATTCAAGGAGAAAACTCAGCAGTGGAAGTTGCTTG TACCAGGCTCTTCCCAAGACCATGAGAAGGAACTGGCTGCCCTCTTCCAGCTGTGGTTGGAGACCAAAGACCAGACCTTTTTCAAG GAAAATGAAGACAGCTCAGATGGCACCCCACCGATTCCCAGGGT AAGGACTGACTACGTGGTCcgtcccagcactggggaggagAAACGTGTTTTCCAGGAGCAG GAACGCTACCGTTACAGCCAGCCCCACAAAGCCTTCACCTTCCGCATGCATGGCTTTGAGTCAGTGGTTGGTCCCGTGAAGGGGGTGTTTGACAAGGAGACCTCTTTGAACAAAGCCCGGGAGCATTCTCTGCTGCGATCCAACAGACCTGCATATGTCACTATCTTGTCTCTTG TTCGTGATGCTGCAGCCCGCCTTCCTAATGGAGAGGGAACTCGTGCTGAAATCTGTGAGCTGCTTAAAGAttcccagttcctggctcccgaTGTCACCAGTGCCCAA GTTAATACAGTTGTGAGCGGTGCTCTGGACCGGCTACACTATGAGAAAGATCCCTGTGTGAAATATGATATTGGACGCAAATTGTGGATATACCTGCACCGGGACAGGAGTGAGGAAGAATTTG AACGGATTCACCAAGCACAAgctgctgcagcaaaagccaaGAAAGCCCTCCATCAGAAACCGAAACCTCCTGCCAAAGCA AAAGCTGGTAGCAAGGAGAGTTCAGTGAAAGTGTTCCCTAGCACCTCTTCAGAGCCAAGCCAGCTGAGCCTCAGTGACTCCAGCATGCCACCAACCCCTGTGACTCCAGTGACACCCACCACACCTGCATTGCCAGCGACACCCATTTCCCCCCCTCCCGTCTCTGTGGTTAGCAAAACTGTTTCAAGTGCTGGACCGGAGCCAGCTAAGCCTAGCCAAAG CGTTCTCTTGGTGTCATCTCCTCCCATGCCCCAGCTTGGGACGTTGCTATCTACAACTCAGAGTGCTCAGACACAGGCTGGGCCACAGCCACCTCCAACCAGGGTAGTAAGCCatacctcctcctcctcgggcCTCCCACAGGTCCGAGTGGTCACTGCACAGTCCAGCCTCCCACCTGTGTCCCAGCAAGCCCCAGCAGTGGTAACTCAGCAGCAGCAACCTGCATCGGTGCCTCAGATCCGTGCTCCAGCTACGGCTGCACAAACGAAAGTGCCGCCTCAG GCTGTTGTGACCATACCAGTGAAAGCCCAAACTAGCCCAGCGCAGGTGCAACGGCCGGGAGCATCTGTGACAGGACAGGCAGGTATCGCTGTGACAGCACTCTCTGCAGCCCCTagccctgctgcaaagccagCAACCAGCTCCCCAGGCACTTCTGCAccaacctcctcctcttccaccacTGTCCTCCAGAACGTAGCTGGCCAGAATATAATCAAGCAG GTGGCTATTACAGGGCAACTTGGCATGAAGACCCAGCCTGGAAGTAGCATCCCACTCACGGCTACTAACTTCCGGATCCAAGGCAAGGATGTGCTGCGACTGCCTCCCTCTTCAATCACCACGGATGCCAAGGGACAGACTGTGCTGCGCATCACCCCTGACATGATGGCCACGCTTGCCAAGTCCCAGGTCACCACAGTCAAACTAACTCAGGACCTCTTCACAGCAGCCGCCGGAAGCAGCGCTAGCGGGAAGGGCATCTCTGCAACGTTGCACGTGACCTCCAATCCTGTCCAGCCTGCTGATTCCCCAGCCAAGACTAGCACAGCCACTTCTGCTTCTCCTAACCCCACTGGGACCACAGTGGTTAAAGTGACACCTGATGTAAAGACAGCAGAGTCGCCCAGTTCAGCTTTCAGGCTGATGCCTGCTCTGGGCATGACTATGGCAGAGCAGAAGGGCAAAGCCATTACCACGGTAGCATCTACTGAGGCTAAGCCAGCTGCCACCATAAGAATTGTGCAAGGACTAGGGGTTATGCCACCGAAAGCAGGGCAGACTATTACCGTAGCCACTCATGCCAAGCAAGTGCCCTCTTCTTCTTCAGTGAGCATGCCTGGCACAGTTCATACCTCAGCAGTTTCTTTACCCACCATGAGTGCTGCAGTGTCCAAGGCTGTCGCTGCggcctctggggcagctggcactccCATAACCATAGGAACAGGCGCCACTGCTGTGCGGCAGGTACCAGTGAGCACCACAGTTGTATCCACATCCCAGGCG GGTAAACTGCCAGCTCGAATCACAGTGCCGCTGTCCATGATCAGCCAGCCAGTGAAAGGCAAGAACGTGGTGACAGCCCCCATCATCAAGGGCAACCTTGGGGCCAA CATCAGCGGCCTGGGTAGAAATATCATCCTCACCACCATGCCAGCTGGGACAAAACTGATTGCTGGGAACAAACCAGTGAGCTTCCTGACAGCACAACAGCTACAACAGCTGCAGCAACAAGGCCAGGCTACACAG GTGCGAATTCAGACAGTATCGGCCTCTCATCTCCAGCAGGGAACAGTTTCGGGATCTACCAAAGCAGTCTCCACTGTGGTTGTGACAACAGCACCGTCTCCAAAACAGACTCAGGATCAGCAGTGA